tgtgtgtatccaGATGCTCTCTACACGTGTGGTCCTTCAGTCCTTCAGAGTTCAGTGCGGGAGTTCTCTCTGTCCATGTTccttactcacacacatacagtttggCCAAGAAAGGTCTGCACCGGGCCTGCCATATATTACCCCAGCGTCCTGCCCGTTCACCCACGTCTCTGACACAACTGGGGCAGTGACATCTTatcccccttccccccctcatCTGTAGCCTCCTCAAACTGCACATGCATCAAGTCACTACGCTCGCTACTCCACACCCTAAACTTTATAAGGATGTGTATGAAGCCATTATAGAAGTGCAGCTACCATACCCTTCGTTCATTTATGACCCCTTCACCTCTGGGACCACAGACTTTGCTTCTAGCAGCAACCAGGGCCTTGTAAAAAGAATAGCACGTATTGCTTCGCTTCTGCTGTTCTGTACCAGAAATGTTCTGCACACTTATAGACGGCTGGCCGTGTTATGCAAAATAAAGACCCCCCACTGGTTCTCTGGGTGTCACGCTAATAATACAGCCCAGCTCAGTTTCCCAGTGATGAACGACGAGGGCATTTCCTGCTGGTGAGAAGGGGAGAACGCTGCTCTTGCTATAAATAACCCAGCCAAGTTGAGCTCCggtaaaacaacaaacaagtcCATCTTTCACTGAGCCCTTACCCACGAAGAATTATGCGGGTGCCATGGCTTGAGCGAGTCCGCCAGGTCTAGCGAGGGGTGCAACAGGTGTCTCACGCATGCAGGGCCTAGAGTTGAAAGCATTGCCGGCTCACAAGCTCTGGTTGGAATTAAAACTAAGTGATACACATGGATTAACACGAGAAGACCCACAATGGTGAGAATAAAGCATTGGAAAAACCAGCAAAGCCTGATTAGCGGGCGAACAGGATCTGGACACCCaaagtacaaataaaaaaatgagacCAAGAACAGTCAGTGTCAGTATTTTTACCATCACCTTGGGTATACAACCGGTGACCTTCCGGTCCCGAGCTTGCTTCTCTAATATGTAGCCCACAGCTGCTGATAGTCCTTTTATACATACTTTCTGGCAGCATAATTGTCCCCTCATGGTGGTAAAAAAGGCACCATCATGAGCAGGGCAATTATGCTACAAGAAATTATGCAGTTATGCAATTATGAAATTAGACATAATTTCAAAGCATTAAACTCCTATGGAGTTTAAAGATGACTTCTTGAGTCAAGGCTTTGCAGCAATTAGCTCTGTTGTTCTTGGCACTGTTGTTACTAAATTGCATCACATATCTGCGGAAGGTTTGGGACTGGAATGACTGATCTGTTTCTCAACATCTTGAATGGCTGGAGACCACTGAGCATGGAGACCGTCAGCTTACCTAACACTTGACTGCTAAACTGTAACAACTGACAGTATTCTATGACAGACTCACTAACCAAAGACCTGGTTTCATGACCATCTTCTTATCTTGAGAAAGCCAGAGCTCCAGCTTGTGTTCACAAGAGAGGTTGCTGGACCTTTGTCTTAATTGAACTAACCAGTGATTAGCAGCCTTATCATCAGGTTTGTCTACAGATTATCCACAGAAATCCTGTGTGTAGACTATGGAGAGTACGGTTCTACAGACAAATTCACATCTTTATCATGCATTCTGTGTTCCTTCATGTAAAGTCTTATCTGTGAGTCAACTTCAAAAAGAGGAAGGCATACTGAATAGTGATAAACAATAGAGAACAAATTTTCTCTATCTGGTGAGATCATAATTTGTGGATAACGTCTAATGTGTCTGGTTGTATCTGTGATTAAGCACTCAGCTGGTGCCTGGTTTGGGAATAAGAGAACCTAGGAGGGAACTATTAGGTAGACTTCTTCCATCTTCAGATATTTGTCTGCTAATTCAGTCATTCAGAGCTTTTGGGACATGAGGGTAAACTCAGTTAGGTGAAGGATTAAGGGACCTTTGCATCTTCTACTCTGAGGTACCTGTCAGAGCACAAGGCTAAGAGAGAGgaatactttttatttttttactgtacTCATATATACAAAGACAGTAGCACAGATGTGTGTgggtacatgttttttttttataatcagTGAAATACAACAAAGATGTACAAAGATCATAGATCATCTAACGGGTATTAGTGGTACTCACGAATGCAAGGTCGGAGAGGTGAGCGGCCTTGTTTGTATCCTGGAGCACAGCGGTTACACCTCTGGCCCATCACCCCCTCCCTGCACAGACACTGGCCTGTAGCTTGGTTACACCAATGTCCCACTGCTCCCAGTGGATGACACTGACAGGCTAAAGGAGACAGTAGAAAGACAGGATGCTTTGGTAGATAGTAcaagaagtaaaaataaaaagactaaAACATGTATGTTTTACCCCTGGTGAAAAACAAGAAGAGTAGAGAAAAGCACAGAAGATAATTGTGTAAAAGTATTCAGAAGACAAGAgctcagaagagaagagaacaggagCATAGAAAAGTtcagaagagaacagaagagagaaGCTCAGAAGAGCTCAAAAGAAAGAGTGTATAGATAAGCTCAGAAGAGGGAAGAAcaggagaagagtagagaagagcgtagaagagaagaatagagaagagcttaaaagagaagagaacaaaaGAGTAGAGAAGAGCTCAGTAGAGAAGAGAACGAAAGAGTAGAGAAGAGGTTAGAAGATGAGAGaacagaagagtagagaagagattAGAAGATGAGAGaacagaagagtagagaagagctaagaggaagagagaacaaATTAGTTTAGAAGAGAGGAgtagagaaaaaagaagagaacagaataaaagagaaCAGCTCAGTAGggagagtacagtagagtagagaagagcTACAGAAGACTAGAGAAAAGAAGAGCTCAGAACAGAAAAGAGACAAGCTCAGAAAAGTAGAGAAGAGCTCTGAAGAAAAGAGAACAGAAGATTAGAGAAAAGAAGACCTCAGAAAAGAAGAGCTAAggacagagatagagaggcaAGCTCagaagagaacagtagagaagagaacagtaggGAGAGTACAGTAGAGAAGAGCTCAGAAGAAGCGAAAAGAAGACTAGAGAAAAAAAGAGCTCAGAGGGGAAGAGCTctgaacagaaaagagacaaGCTCAGAAAAGTAGAGAAGAGCTCAGAAGAGAAGCGCTTAGGACAGGGAGAGGCAAGCTCAGAAGAGAAAAGTAGAGATAAGCACTGAAGAAGAGAGAACAGTAGCCTAGAGAAAAGAAGAGCTCAGAAGAGAAGAGCTCATAATAGAAAAGAGACAAGAGAGTCCATGAAGTTTAAATGTAAACTGGAGGAAAAGAGTAAGGTAAACACGCCTAGAGGAAGGAGGGACAAAAGAGGATATAAAAGGTAACTGTTAGTATCACTTTGAGTGCTGTTGACCCCTGTACAACTTTTTCCCCTTGAAACCCAATGACGTGGCAAAGAGCAAACAGCAGACATAACTGTGCAGCTCTGTTTCGCCTCAGCCCGTGCTCATTCAAACAAACTCCAGCAGCTTTGCAAACATTTAAACACTTTCCAATATTCTGGCCAGTCTCAACATTAACAAAATGTAAATCTACCTGATTctgcatttattaaatatttttatcaCGTTAAGTTCAAATATTTAGGTGTTTGCTCTTACAATCTGAAATTCATTTGTGTAGGTGTTATAGATTTCTAAGCCTTTCATATATGACTTCCACAATAAATTATGTGTAAACATACTGGAGCATGACACAAACGTGCCTGCACATGAAGGCCGCACACAGACAGTGTGAACCTGGAGTTATATTAGGATTGAAAGTTCCTATAAGCACGCCGCGGTCATGACAGCAAAGGCCAAATGTCAGAACACATTCCAGCACTTGCAGTGTAGCCATAACATAGACACATTCTCTCAGCCTTTCCCTAATTTATACATGCAAGCACTTACACCAGCACCCAGCACACTCAAACAACAAGACAGCTAAAAAGTACCCTGTTCGTCAACTGTGACACATTTCTGAAGGCTAAGTGATGTGTGGTGAAAGTAGGGGTGTTTCTGTGCTACACATTAATACTATAAGGTATAGACTTTATACTCATATTTATAGAGTGGGTAGCTCCTCCTATTCTGTTTTACATTGCATTGTGAGACAACAGTGTCCATCTAAACCATActtcatataaaaaaaaggttttgtatGTGCACCTTGAATTTTGCCTTTTTATTAATGTGACACTTTTATCTATGGGTGATTTCATTGGGAGTTCTTTTTTCTCTTAATGTTTAAATTATTTCAAGATAACCTTAAAAATGCTTAAAACCAAAATACTCAATGATGGCCAAGACTGACCAATAGAATTATTTTGCAACTGGCAATTCCaagggtttttcttttttctatattCACTAGAGCTCTCTGCTGTTCCCCATATTGACTAAAAAACAGTTACTGATGCTAAAGTAGAAACCTCTCATTGCCATCACCAGGTGTCATTATCATCACAATCCATTTTGTGTTGGTAATGATGTGCTGCAATAATGATAATTCTCCCCTCTTTCAGCAAAAACCCCCTATGCCCTAACACTACTCAACAGCAAATATAAGAAGCtctttaaatacaaataaatactttttcaTCAGAAACCTACTCATGATCAGAAGGAACCCCGTCAATCTTTGTTTCAATGGATACAACATAAACAAGCACAAGCTTTAAATAATTCCTTACAGAACTCCTTGGCTGTTGCGGTAATGACAGTAATTGTGGGGATGGTAATTTGTTGttaaaaatatgcaaaagtTAAACAAGCCCAAAGTAACAAAATATTAATGGtaagcatttttaaaaatggaaatCGTGATTTTTTGGGCTTATTTTTTGGTGGTAAAATAAGTAatagttatttattttgtgaTGAATACCTTGGGGGCATAAAAAAAGATCCTCTTAAGGaatcatccccccccccccccccccccacacacacacacacacaaagacaaaaactGACGTTGGCAGGCCTTGCGGTGGCTGAGAGGCTTGCTGTGGTCACGCGTGTATCCATTCTGACAGAACTGGCAGTGGCGTCCGGCTGTGTGGTGCCTGCACTTCAAACACACTCCTCCGCTGACCCGCCCGGACTGCTGAAACACCTCCATACTAAACCGGCACTTCGTTGTGTGGCCGTTACACTCACATGCTGTAAGAGAGGAAGACAGAAGGACTAGTGAGTAAATAGGCAAGATGAGAAAAAGACAAGTATGGCTTGGTAATACTTGATATGCTCCATGCTAACACATGGATGGAACACTATTTAAACAGACACAAGATAATGCACACAAAGACTCACGTACACACAACACATAGTCATAACTCACGGACGCACGGGTGTGCCTGGGTGGGTGTGGCCCGTTGCCATGGGCGATCGTAATAGAATGGCTTACAAACATCACAATCAAGTCCTGCAGTGTGATGCTCACACTGGCACACTGCCTGACCCTGGTCGTCACGACGACAGCGGGAGGCATGTCCATTACATTTGCACCTGCCGCCCACCTGGATGTCAGATAGAGCGAGAGGGAGTCTGGGTGGAGCTGAGAGCGCGGATGGAGAGAGGTGGTGTGAGGCCTTGTTCCTAAATCTGGAACGTGACCTTTCACTTCTGGCATTATTCCTTCTCCTCCTCAGCTCCCTGCCTTTAGAGCCCCGCCCCCGCCCTTCCACTGTCCAATCGCACCCACCATCCTGGCATGGCTTCCAGTTGGGTGCGTCTTTCTTGCGACTTCGCCCTTTGCCTCTGCCTTCCTGAGTCTCTGTCTGCTTGCGGGTCACGTTGTGTCCCCTTTCTTGTAAGGAGCTCTTGTTGCGATTTCTCTTCAGTGATTTTTCAGTTTTGCCCTCTTTCCTGCGCCGCTTTGTTTCTGTACTCTTGCCCTCGGGGTCTGTCTCTTCCACCCTCAAAACATTGTCGCCTCTTACTTTCTCACCTTGAGTCCCACCTTCATCCTGTGACCCCAGCTTCCATGTCCGAGACCCATTCATCTCATCTGGCTTTTGTTTCTGCTGCACTGTTGTATCTTGTGATTGGTGGAACACTATCCTAATGTGAGTGGCAGTCACCCAGTCCTGGAGCCCAGGACTATATTCAAAATCAGCTGAAGAGGGGCGTCCATCCAGGGTGGAAAAGGCCAAAACCACTCCCCCACGGTGTTTCTGCAAGGGTCTCGGATCTGAACATAGAGACTCCGTCTCCTGGTGCCTTGTCAGAGCAACAGACTGCGAGGGAAGGCCGAATTTGCCCATGCAGTCACTGGAATAGAACTGTAGGGGACGCCAGCTGCGTCCATAGTCCATAGACTTTaggatggagatggagaatGGATTGGCAGGCTCAGCCTGTTGGCAAAACTGCAAGCTTACATATGTGACCTCAAATCGTCTGCCAAGGGGCACAGTAAAGGTCCAGTCACCAGCAGCTGAATCTTCAGAAGCTGTCCAGCAGGTCAGGTTATGGGGATTATGGAGGTCCGTCAGCGTAGTGATGTTCCTTTCAGTCCCTTGCAGCAAATCCTCAGCACGGACGGGAACCCCATAGGCAGCGTTGATGAAATCAGACAGACAGTGGCGTGGACGCCCATCCAGGTGGTAGCAGGGGTCATGGGGAGATGTCCACCGAAGAGGGGATTgagaaaaaggaggagagagaagggaatggggaaaaaaactgaGAAGaagtggaaagaggagagagaggaatggGGAGGGAGGGGAGCAATATTGGAACATGATGTCATCAGGCCtgcaagagaagaaaaaaaagaagaaaggagagattCAATTTAATCTAGAAAGAAAAAGGAGGtcaaagcaaaacaggaaacGATACAGATGGATTTATCTGACACATGAATGAAGCCAACAAAAGACAGAGAGCTTTATGATATCCATTTTCAATGGCCACACCACATGTGCCCCAATTGAAACCATCCCTGCTCATGCCACTGGCTTCAAGGGATGGAAGTCAACCATTTTACAGCAATAACTCCAGCCAATCAGTGACCAATCTGTCAGCAGGGGGGCTCCCTCTGTCTGTTCTGCGTCACGGCAGCCAGACTAATGCAACCCTTTAATACATATTCAACTCGACATCTCAGGACGCAGATCCCATGAAGAAGGTATGAGGGCAAACGAGTGTGTGAACATGGAAGCAGATTCTGTGAAGGATGACAAAAAGCATGAGGAACAGCTGGCCCACTATCCCAACCCAACACCATTTATCAAGTTTATAGTCATCCTCCCAGTACTGATCCAAACCTGCAAAGTGCATGAGGGGCAAGATCAGGGAGCAGGAGGcgaaggagcgagagagagaacttgaacaagaaaatagaaaagaGATGTAAACCGTGAATCAGGACTCAATTATGTAGAGAGAAAGAACAGGGGAATTGTTTTTTCACAGCATATTAGAAGGTTGTGCAATGCCCTTTCCTGTTTCCTGTTAACCCTTAGAAAACCATAGAAaattataaacatttacagacaaAATTATATGTAATTACAGAATTGTGTTCTTGTTCAGGCATAACATTAAATTGTATTATAGAGTTCCCCCttatgctgccaaaacagctcagacccATATCTGGCagcaagatgttagcagcagattctgtaAGTCCAGTAAGTAGCGAGGTGGGGCCTCAATGTACCACCTTTGGTAAGTACTAACCACTGCACACAGAGAACATGCCTGAGACCTGCTTTCCCAAGATCAGACgttttggaaatgttctgacccagtcatctagccatcataatttgGCCCATGTCATactgaccccgtttacacctggtcacttcatgtgactagtatctggattgtatcctgtaCACTCGGTAGCCAAATGCTTCTCCAGTTAGTAAGACTGAAACCCAATCACTGTGTGTGACAAAATTTGCAAATTTCCAGTTGAgtggcaattattactggtattTCAGTTGTACTGTGAGAGGTTTTGTTGTCCATTGCTTCTTGAAGAGactgatgtgtttacactgctataacatgtggctcaaatgttCCTCAGActtcctcctgaagtggtttgagtaatCAGATTTGTACCAGGCTTAAATGTGTCTTGGGTGtatttacacttgcattttctGGCTTGGCCTTATCTAGAAATAATCCATGTGTAAACAGGTCTCAGATTATTCTGCTTTAAATACATCAACTtcgagaactgactgtttacttgctgcctaatatgtatatctcccttgacagatgccactgtaactGTAACCACTGTGAAataaccaatgtttttttttaattcaactattagtggttttaatgttatggatgattggtatatataaatatatatccacAACTTTAACTTTTGTCATTTAGAAAATATGTCCTCTGCTACTCGAGAACATTAATATGGTATTGATTACATGTTTGACGTTTTTTCACACACCGTCTCTGCGTTGCTACTGGGGGACGAACAAAATCCAAGAAGAGGTGAGAACATAGAAGATGGGCAGCTGTCTTCAGGGAGCAGGGGGAGGAGGGCAGAGAGTCTGAGATTAGATGAGAAAACTAAGTGGCAGATTTACTGATTGAATGTGAGAAATGCATGCTGACCTGGAAGTCGCATTGTAGCACATAAAGTAGAACAGAGTGCA
This portion of the Salminus brasiliensis chromosome 9, fSalBra1.hap2, whole genome shotgun sequence genome encodes:
- the ntn5 gene encoding netrin-1, producing MFQYCSPPSPFLSLLFPLLLSFFPHSLLSPPFSQSPLRWTSPHDPCYHLDGRPRHCLSDFINAAYGVPVRAEDLLQGTERNITTLTDLHNPHNLTCWTASEDSAAGDWTFTVPLGRRFEVTYVSLQFCQQAEPANPFSISILKSMDYGRSWRPLQFYSSDCMGKFGLPSQSVALTRHQETESLCSDPRPLQKHRGGVVLAFSTLDGRPSSADFEYSPGLQDWVTATHIRIVFHQSQDTTVQQKQKPDEMNGSRTWKLGSQDEGGTQGEKVRGDNVLRVEETDPEGKSTETKRRRKEGKTEKSLKRNRNKSSLQERGHNVTRKQTETQEGRGKGRSRKKDAPNWKPCQDGGCDWTVEGRGRGSKGRELRRRRNNARSERSRSRFRNKASHHLSPSALSAPPRLPLALSDIQVGGRCKCNGHASRCRRDDQGQAVCQCEHHTAGLDCDVCKPFYYDRPWQRATPTQAHPCVPCECNGHTTKCRFSMEVFQQSGRVSGGVCLKCRHHTAGRHCQFCQNGYTRDHSKPLSHRKACQPCQCHPLGAVGHWCNQATGQCLCREGVMGQRCNRCAPGYKQGRSPLRPCIRIPEVAPPTPVYQPQYSRGEECVSYCQPSQVKVRMNLETFCLKDYVLKVQVRAKERSGPWWQFSMWVQSVFRVGSSQVRRGLQAVWVPDRDLGCGCPALQVGRTFLLIGAEENRRSWAPGEKRLVADRSTMALQWREHWSPKLRGFRGQDSRGKCPPNTNSTTRAQSHLHAHEEYIPPHIQQLQSKLYPLPHIHHKPSAEPEETVPTHSDNNTPGTHEDTTHTYDMMEGRLSEPREQLSLQDTQNSLQESQNKASEAPEKTSPPDMHQYLHTPTACPTWSPGPSAMYEQKEESSAETERGN